Proteins encoded by one window of Flagellimonas lutaonensis:
- the greA gene encoding transcription elongation factor GreA codes for MGNVSYYTAEGLKKLREELDYLRDVERPKASQAIAEARDKGDLSENAEYDAAKEAQGLLEMKISKLEETLANARLIDESQLDTSKVLVLSTVKLKNQNNGQEMKYTLVAESEADLKSGKISVTSPIGKGLLGKSVGDVAEITVPNGTLKFEILEITRE; via the coding sequence ATGGGCAACGTATCTTATTATACAGCGGAAGGATTAAAAAAACTCAGGGAAGAACTTGATTACTTGAGGGATGTTGAACGGCCAAAGGCCTCACAAGCCATTGCCGAGGCCAGAGACAAGGGCGATTTGTCAGAGAACGCCGAATATGATGCCGCGAAGGAAGCACAGGGGCTTTTAGAGATGAAAATTTCTAAATTGGAAGAGACCTTGGCCAATGCACGGTTGATTGACGAATCGCAGCTAGATACTTCAAAAGTGTTGGTGCTTTCGACGGTAAAGTTGAAGAACCAGAACAACGGACAAGAAATGAAATATACCTTAGTGGCCGAGAGTGAGGCAGACTTGAAGTCAGGAAAGATTTCAGTGACTTCTCCAATAGGCAAGGGGCTATTGGGCAAATCGGTTGGTGATGTCGCCGAGATAACCGTACCCAACGGAACCTTAAAGTTTGAAATTTTAGAAATCACCCGTGAATAG
- a CDS encoding TonB-dependent receptor gives MKTVFATFALSGLALGLSAQEKQQDTLEGKKVVLDEVLVQAVRVTKESPVTFSDLDKEEIAPRNLGQDIPILMNYLPAVVTTSDAGAGVGYTGIRVRGSDATRVNVTINGIPYNDAESQGTFWVNMPDFASSTESLQLQRGVGTSTNGAGAFGASLNLLTDGFSEDAYARISSSYGSFNTLRNNVKFSTGLLNDKIELAGRLSRITSDGYIDRASAELDSYFLQGTYVDDNTLVKALLFGGHEITYQAWYGIDAETLRTNRTFNAAGIYTDENGNVRFYENEVDNYKQDHFQLHWNEQLGSNWSTNIALHYTRGRGFFEQFREDDDFATYGFEPLNVNDEEVNTTDLIRRRWLDNDFYGTVFSANYENEDLDLILGGGYNIYKGDHFGEVIWARFASDSEYRDRYYDDNSTKTDFNLYAKAIYKLNQKWSLFGDLQYRTVGYEANGEDTGLVDDTFDFFNPKAGITYNLNRNHNFYFSYARANREPNRNDYENGNPRPEKLNDFELGWRYVSPSVQVNTNVYYMRYKDQLVLTGELNDVGAPLRANVGDSYRLGLEVDANIALGNKWRLRPNIALSDNKNVDFIFQRDGQLRNLGNTNIAYSPSVVAGNMLTYAPNEYFQISLLSKYVGEQYMGNIDSEASILEAYSQTDLNLQYTIETNSFVKSIVLSGLVNNLFDQDIVSNGYFFTFDDDSSGSVVTFEGAGYYPQAGINFLLGATVNF, from the coding sequence ATGAAGACTGTATTCGCAACTTTTGCCCTTTCAGGGCTGGCACTGGGTCTCAGTGCACAAGAAAAACAACAAGACACTTTAGAAGGAAAAAAAGTCGTACTCGATGAGGTACTCGTGCAGGCCGTTCGGGTAACCAAAGAATCACCGGTCACCTTTTCCGATCTGGACAAGGAAGAGATTGCCCCAAGAAACCTTGGGCAAGATATTCCGATTTTGATGAATTACCTGCCTGCTGTGGTAACCACTTCAGATGCAGGGGCTGGCGTGGGGTATACGGGTATCAGGGTGCGTGGCAGTGATGCCACACGTGTGAATGTCACCATCAATGGTATTCCCTATAACGACGCCGAATCACAAGGCACTTTTTGGGTGAATATGCCCGATTTTGCCTCTTCGACCGAAAGTTTACAACTGCAGCGGGGGGTGGGCACCTCTACCAATGGGGCCGGAGCCTTTGGCGCCAGTCTTAACTTGTTGACCGATGGATTTTCTGAAGATGCTTACGCCCGCATTTCTTCTTCATATGGTAGCTTTAATACCCTGCGCAACAATGTCAAGTTTAGTACAGGGCTGCTCAATGATAAAATAGAACTGGCCGGAAGGTTATCACGCATAACTTCTGACGGTTATATAGACAGAGCTTCAGCAGAGCTCGATTCCTATTTTCTTCAAGGAACCTATGTCGATGACAATACCCTTGTCAAGGCACTTCTTTTTGGCGGACACGAGATAACCTACCAAGCTTGGTACGGTATTGATGCCGAGACTTTGCGAACAAACAGAACCTTTAATGCCGCCGGCATTTATACAGATGAGAACGGTAATGTACGGTTCTATGAAAACGAAGTGGACAACTATAAACAAGACCATTTTCAACTGCACTGGAACGAGCAACTAGGCAGCAATTGGAGCACCAATATAGCCCTGCACTATACCCGTGGCCGGGGCTTTTTTGAACAGTTTCGCGAAGATGATGATTTTGCAACCTATGGTTTTGAGCCCCTTAATGTCAACGATGAAGAGGTAAATACTACCGACTTGATTCGCAGAAGATGGCTTGACAACGATTTTTATGGTACTGTTTTCTCTGCCAATTATGAAAATGAAGACCTGGATCTCATTTTGGGTGGGGGCTACAATATTTATAAAGGCGACCATTTTGGAGAGGTCATATGGGCTCGTTTTGCAAGTGATAGTGAGTATCGTGATCGATATTATGATGATAATTCCACCAAAACGGATTTTAACCTATACGCAAAGGCCATCTATAAATTGAACCAAAAATGGAGCCTTTTTGGTGACCTGCAGTATAGAACCGTAGGCTATGAGGCCAATGGTGAAGATACGGGCTTGGTCGATGATACCTTTGACTTTTTCAATCCCAAAGCGGGAATTACCTATAATTTGAATCGTAACCATAATTTCTACTTTTCGTATGCCAGGGCCAATCGAGAGCCTAACAGAAACGATTATGAGAACGGTAACCCACGGCCAGAGAAACTGAACGATTTTGAATTGGGCTGGCGCTATGTTTCGCCCTCCGTACAGGTAAACACCAATGTGTATTACATGCGCTACAAAGACCAACTGGTGCTAACAGGCGAACTGAACGATGTGGGTGCGCCACTACGTGCCAATGTGGGCGATAGTTATCGTCTGGGCCTTGAAGTGGATGCCAATATTGCGTTGGGCAATAAATGGCGACTGCGGCCAAACATCGCATTGAGCGATAATAAAAATGTGGATTTTATCTTTCAACGAGATGGACAGTTACGAAACCTGGGCAATACCAATATCGCCTATTCACCGAGCGTGGTTGCGGGCAATATGCTCACCTACGCACCGAACGAGTATTTTCAGATTTCGCTCCTCTCGAAATATGTGGGGGAACAGTACATGGGAAACATTGATTCAGAAGCCTCGATTTTGGAGGCCTATTCGCAAACCGATTTGAACCTGCAGTACACCATTGAGACCAATTCGTTCGTTAAGAGCATTGTACTGTCTGGGTTGGTGAACAACCTTTTTGACCAAGATATCGTTTCAAACGGCTATTTCTTCACCTTTGATGATGACTCTTCAGGAAGCGTAGTCACATTTGAGGGTGCCGGTTATTATCCGCAAGCGGGCATTAACTTTTTGTTGGGTGCGACCGTGAATTTTTGA
- a CDS encoding Gfo/Idh/MocA family protein, which translates to MALKPYFDKGPIRWGFIGCGAVTEVKSGPAYQMTDGFEGCMVMRRDIGKARDYAYRHGIPKYTDNAAELIESPLVDAVYIATPPDTHKYYALQVAEAGKPCCVEKPMAPSFRESLSICQAFEEKNLPLFIAHYRRSLPRFNQVKQWLAKSLIGDVRHIRWHLGKPPNRKDLNVEYNWRTDPAVAPGGYFDDLASHGLDLFSYFFGSVKKAQGFARNQMGLYKAFDNIVGNWVYESGVTGQGSWNFGAHEREDVVEIYGSKGKIVFSVFDEAPIQLTTEARTESLLIENPKHIQHYHVENIKRHLIGDAKHPSLGVDGLHISWLMDQILGKQ; encoded by the coding sequence ATGGCCCTTAAACCCTATTTTGATAAAGGCCCCATTCGCTGGGGCTTTATTGGCTGTGGTGCCGTTACCGAGGTAAAGAGTGGCCCTGCCTATCAGATGACTGACGGATTTGAGGGGTGTATGGTCATGCGACGTGATATTGGCAAAGCAAGAGACTATGCGTACCGACACGGCATTCCAAAGTATACCGATAATGCTGCGGAACTAATTGAAAGCCCTTTGGTTGATGCCGTCTACATTGCAACCCCACCCGACACCCATAAATACTATGCGTTGCAGGTGGCCGAGGCAGGCAAGCCATGTTGTGTTGAAAAGCCGATGGCACCCTCTTTCAGAGAAAGTTTGTCCATTTGCCAAGCCTTTGAAGAGAAAAACCTGCCCTTGTTCATTGCCCATTATCGCCGCTCATTACCACGTTTTAACCAAGTCAAGCAGTGGTTGGCCAAAAGCCTTATTGGAGACGTAAGGCATATACGCTGGCATTTGGGCAAACCGCCCAATAGAAAGGATTTGAATGTCGAATACAACTGGCGTACCGATCCAGCGGTGGCCCCGGGGGGCTATTTCGATGATTTGGCCAGCCATGGGCTAGATCTTTTTTCTTATTTCTTCGGAAGCGTAAAAAAGGCACAGGGTTTTGCCAGAAACCAAATGGGGCTGTATAAAGCTTTTGACAATATCGTGGGTAATTGGGTATATGAAAGCGGTGTCACAGGCCAGGGCAGCTGGAACTTTGGTGCTCATGAACGTGAAGATGTAGTGGAGATATACGGTTCAAAAGGTAAAATTGTTTTTTCGGTGTTTGATGAGGCACCAATTCAGTTGACCACTGAAGCAAGAACAGAATCATTGCTGATAGAAAATCCGAAGCACATACAGCACTATCATGTTGAAAACATCAAAAGACATCTGATAGGAGACGCCAAACACCCATCTTTGGGCGTAGATGGACTGCACATCAGTTGGTTGATGGACCAGATATTGGGAAAACAATAG
- a CDS encoding HIT family protein, whose protein sequence is MASIFTKIINGEIPCYKIAEDEHHFAFLDINPNSKGHTLCVPKKEVNKIFDLDESDYMGLMAFSRKVAKAIEATVPCERVGMMVIGLEVPHVHVHLIPLHSMKDATFQHKVEITEEEFEEVAEKIRSAIK, encoded by the coding sequence ATGGCCAGTATTTTTACCAAAATCATCAATGGAGAGATTCCGTGCTATAAAATCGCGGAAGATGAGCATCATTTTGCTTTTTTGGACATCAACCCCAATTCAAAGGGGCATACACTCTGTGTACCCAAAAAGGAGGTCAATAAAATCTTTGACTTGGATGAAAGTGACTATATGGGGCTGATGGCCTTTTCGCGAAAAGTGGCAAAGGCCATTGAGGCCACAGTGCCCTGCGAAAGGGTAGGTATGATGGTGATCGGTCTTGAGGTGCCCCATGTACATGTACATTTGATTCCCCTTCACAGCATGAAGGATGCGACCTTTCAGCACAAGGTGGAAATTACTGAAGAGGAGTTCGAGGAAGTGGCTGAAAAAATACGGTCGGCAATCAAATAA